The following are encoded together in the Zingiber officinale cultivar Zhangliang chromosome 8A, Zo_v1.1, whole genome shotgun sequence genome:
- the LOC122008803 gene encoding RING-H2 finger protein ATL73-like, producing the protein MCPSADPEDKLLRRAVLLMLLAGSLASPCLRLLVVAAAVPVALLLAGLSVLVALQACTVARVFRRRSARCRGRGRGLSTEEVRRLPCYAFRPPLAAAEEEAEQCAVCLERFGAGERCRLLPLCRHSFHAQCVDPWLLTAPVCPICRTRAGAAAAAKHSEYHDENNLEEAEGIDDQTKSNMNYGAWIKVRTRLWISHISELVCPRPWIIHILDVVSPNIIDPVVETNKRKKI; encoded by the exons ATGTGTCCTTCGGCTGACCCAGAGGATAAGCTTCTCCGCCGCGCTGTTTTATTGATGTTACTCGCCGGCAGCCTCGCCTCGCCCTGCCTCAGGCTCCTCGTCGTCGCCGCCGCGGTGCCAGTGGCGCTGCTGCTCGCCGGGCTCTCCGTCCTGGTGGCGCTGCAAGCGTGCACCGTCGCCCGGGTGTTCCGCCGGCGGTCGGCCAGGTGCAGAGGGCGCGGAAGGGGGTTGTCGACGGAGGAGGTGCGGAGGCTGCCGTGCTACGCCTTCCGGCCTCCGCTGGCGGCGGCCGAGGAGGAGGCGGAGCAGTGCGCGGTGTGCCTGGAGAGGTTCGGGGCGGGGGAGCGGTGCAGGCTGCTGCCGCTCTGCCGGCACAGCTTCCACGCGCAGTGCGTCGACCCGTGGCTCCTCACCGCCCCCGTTTGCCCCATTTGCCGCACCCGCGcgggcgccgccgccgccgcaaaGC ATTCGGAATACCACGACGAAAATAATCTAGAGGAGGCGGAAGGTATCGACGATCAGACGAAGAGTAACATGA ATTATGGCGCCTGGATCAAAGTGAGGACGAGGCTCTGGATAAGTCATATATCTGAACTAGTATGTCCAAGGCCCTGGATAATTCATATTTTGGATGTAGTATCCCCAAACATAATCGACCCAGTAGTggaaacaaacaaaagaaaaaagaTTTAG